A part of Terriglobus roseus genomic DNA contains:
- a CDS encoding DUF5666 domain-containing protein: MKTLWKSAVLCSALTLSTLAFGQNATSGGDQQPQQDAQGQGMRRGMGGPGGQGGRRGGATRGTVTSVSGSNVVVKDEAGTTWTIITTENTRVMRGRETLAISGIQPGDEVMSMGMPDADKHELHAMMVMDVPAADVAKAKANLGKTYIVGRITAIDETKLTIMRSDKVSQTISLDETTSLRKGGRMDPAALQAAGLNTGMMGMGGGMGMGPGGGGMGQGGRNGGGNGGNRPAPNAEGESITLADVKVGDSVVGLGSVKGGVFVPTDLRVQEQRAGGPSGGRRNGGNGDALPPPPQ, encoded by the coding sequence CTTGCCTTTGGGCAGAACGCCACCAGCGGTGGCGATCAACAGCCGCAGCAGGATGCGCAGGGACAGGGAATGCGCCGAGGAATGGGTGGCCCCGGTGGGCAGGGTGGACGTCGCGGCGGCGCTACGCGCGGCACAGTGACATCGGTCAGCGGATCCAATGTTGTCGTAAAGGATGAAGCAGGAACGACCTGGACGATCATCACCACGGAAAATACCCGCGTGATGCGTGGTCGGGAGACGCTGGCGATCTCCGGCATTCAACCGGGCGACGAAGTGATGAGCATGGGTATGCCCGACGCCGACAAGCATGAACTCCACGCCATGATGGTGATGGATGTGCCCGCCGCAGATGTCGCAAAGGCGAAGGCGAACCTGGGTAAGACATACATTGTGGGGCGGATCACCGCGATTGACGAAACGAAGCTGACCATCATGCGCTCGGATAAGGTGTCGCAGACGATTTCGTTGGACGAGACGACCAGCCTTCGCAAGGGTGGCCGCATGGACCCTGCCGCATTGCAGGCTGCTGGATTGAATACCGGCATGATGGGCATGGGCGGTGGCATGGGAATGGGCCCCGGTGGTGGCGGTATGGGGCAGGGTGGCAGAAATGGCGGCGGCAATGGTGGCAATCGTCCTGCGCCGAATGCTGAAGGAGAGTCCATCACACTGGCGGATGTGAAGGTTGGTGATAGTGTGGTTGGCCTTGGTTCGGTCAAGGGCGGTGTGTTTGTGCCGACCGATCTGCGTGTGCAGGAACAACGTGCTGGTGGACCTTCGGGCGGCCGCAGAAATGGCGGCAATGGCGATGCGCTTCCTCCGCCTCCGCAGTAG